From the Blastopirellula marina genome, one window contains:
- a CDS encoding proline racemase family protein — protein sequence MALPTDRVELNVIDSHTGGEPTRTIIGGSPELSTTNIADQIQELKQEHDWMRTALTHEPRGYEAMVGALLLQPQNPEAVARVVYFNNVGYLGMCGHGTIGVAATLSYLGNISPGEHLLETIAGDVVFTLHEDNRVSFVNVPSYRYRTNVPVATKNFGTLSGDIAYAGNWFYLCADHGLEVSLSNLAELDRCCREIRHTLDTEGIGGENGGIIDHVELIGPPSRDDANAKNYVDCPGGEYDRSPCGTGTSAKIACLAAAGKLEPGQTWGQESVTGSLFEGSFVWQGDKVIPRIMGEAFVTAETKVIIDPTDTLTFGFSQKQSH from the coding sequence ATGGCTTTGCCGACAGACCGCGTTGAACTGAACGTCATCGACTCCCATACCGGGGGGGAACCCACTAGAACCATTATCGGAGGATCGCCAGAGCTTTCCACAACAAACATTGCCGACCAGATTCAGGAACTGAAGCAAGAACACGACTGGATGCGGACGGCTTTAACTCATGAGCCTCGTGGCTACGAGGCGATGGTCGGAGCGCTGCTGCTACAACCGCAAAACCCAGAAGCCGTTGCCCGTGTTGTCTATTTCAATAATGTTGGCTATCTCGGGATGTGCGGCCACGGCACGATTGGAGTCGCCGCGACCCTTTCCTATCTGGGTAATATCTCGCCTGGCGAACACCTGCTGGAAACGATTGCCGGCGACGTGGTCTTCACGCTGCACGAAGATAACCGAGTCTCGTTTGTGAATGTCCCCAGCTATCGCTATCGGACAAATGTTCCGGTTGCGACCAAAAACTTCGGAACACTAAGCGGAGACATCGCCTATGCAGGAAACTGGTTTTATTTGTGCGCCGATCACGGTTTAGAGGTTTCGCTAAGTAATCTCGCTGAACTCGACAGGTGTTGTCGTGAAATCCGCCACACGTTGGATACCGAGGGTATCGGTGGCGAAAACGGTGGCATCATCGATCACGTCGAATTGATTGGCCCACCGAGCCGAGACGACGCGAACGCGAAGAACTACGTCGACTGTCCTGGCGGCGAGTACGATCGCTCCCCCTGCGGTACCGGAACGAGCGCCAAGATCGCCTGCCTGGCTGCGGCTGGAAAACTAGAGCCTGGCCAGACCTGGGGTCAGGAATCGGTTACCGGCAGCCTGTTTGAAGGTTCCTTTGTCTGGCAGGGTGACAAGGTAATCCCACGTATCATGGGCGAGGCCTTCGTTACAGCGGAGACGAAAGTCATTATTGATCCCACCGATACACTCACCTTCGGCTTTAGTCAAAAGCAATCCCACTGA